A stretch of the Bartonella henselae str. Houston-1 genome encodes the following:
- a CDS encoding K+/H+ antiporter subunit F — MSIVILYWGIFLSQFFLSLAMIFALFRLIRGPRAQDRVVGLDALYITTILLFLTFDIRSGTTIYFVAAFIIGLLGPVSSIALAKFLMRGEIIE, encoded by the coding sequence ATGAGTATAGTAATCCTTTATTGGGGGATTTTCCTTTCGCAGTTTTTTTTAAGTCTGGCGATGATCTTCGCACTGTTTCGGTTGATTCGTGGTCCTCGGGCGCAGGATCGTGTTGTTGGTTTGGATGCTCTTTATATAACCACTATTCTTTTATTTCTTACGTTCGATATCCGTTCAGGAACAACCATTTATTTTGTAGCAGCTTTTATTATTGGGCTGTTAGGTCCTGTCTCAAGTATTGCTTTGGCAAAATTTTTAATGCGCGGAGAAATTATTGAATGA
- a CDS encoding Na+/H+ antiporter subunit E translates to MKYFCLFPFFSAVIVFMWLTLNGFNLGQLLLGIIIALFCSWMMRLLELEKVTIKSWSAVFRLIFHVFIDSIISNIAVAWFIVTKKSREQQSGFIVVPLSLESRTALALLACILSVTPGTFWIAYNRKNGELLLHVLNLKNRYDYQQLIKQRYEQLLLEIFS, encoded by the coding sequence ATGAAATATTTTTGTCTATTTCCTTTTTTCAGTGCAGTCATTGTTTTTATGTGGCTGACTTTAAATGGTTTTAATTTAGGTCAATTGCTTTTAGGTATTATAATTGCTTTATTTTGTAGCTGGATGATGCGGCTTCTTGAACTGGAAAAGGTTACCATTAAAAGTTGGAGTGCGGTCTTTCGCCTGATTTTTCATGTGTTTATTGATTCTATAATTTCAAATATTGCCGTGGCGTGGTTCATTGTAACAAAAAAGTCTCGAGAACAGCAATCAGGTTTTATTGTTGTGCCTCTTTCGCTTGAGAGCCGTACTGCGTTAGCTCTTTTAGCTTGCATCCTTTCGGTAACTCCAGGAACTTTTTGGATTGCTTATAATAGAAAAAATGGTGAACTTTTGCTTCATGTCTTAAATTTAAAAAACAGATATGATTACCAACAGTTAATCAAGCAACGGTATGAGCAATTACTTTTGGAGATTTTCTCATGA
- a CDS encoding monovalent cation/H+ antiporter subunit D: MKIGVNHLLILPILLPLITGALLLFYDERRSKLKSLISISSTGLLVIVAVLLIIHALKVAPAADVYRLGNWPSPFGIVLVLDRLSSMMLLLSSLLITAALVFAQAHWYKAGPHFQSLMQFFMVGINGAFLTGDLFNLFVFFEVMLTASYGLVLHGSGQLRVRAGLHYVVVNLIASLFFLVGTALIYGIVGTLNMADLAVKMKHITSADIVLFEIGAALLGIAFLLKVGMWPLNFWLMPTYSAAAAPVGASFALLSKVGIYIVLRLTLLWFGPESEYFSHFGKMVLFYGGLATMAFGFIGVLASQVLVRLVAYSILVSSGTLLATIGIGNIALTAGALFYIVSSTLAFGAFFLLVELVERCQDVAANVLTVTMEVYGDDEEEEEDEVGTYLPVTLAILGVCFGICAILIIGLPPFSGFIAKFMMFMAILNHNKEDFAASLPVHYDWLFVIFVTISGFAALIALTRTGIRTFWVSHEGTVPRVQVIEFVPIAVLLTLCVLITIIAGPVSHYMSETAKTLYEPRNYIGSVLDDFSLKNREMNQ; the protein is encoded by the coding sequence ATGAAAATTGGAGTAAATCATCTCCTTATTTTACCTATTCTTTTGCCATTAATTACTGGAGCACTTCTCCTTTTCTATGATGAACGCCGTTCAAAACTTAAATCATTAATCAGCATTTCTTCTACCGGATTATTAGTCATTGTTGCTGTTTTATTGATTATCCATGCTCTTAAAGTTGCGCCGGCTGCCGATGTTTATCGGCTTGGCAATTGGCCTTCTCCCTTTGGAATTGTGTTGGTCCTTGATCGTTTAAGTTCTATGATGCTTTTACTTTCCAGCTTGTTGATCACAGCCGCGTTGGTTTTTGCACAGGCTCATTGGTATAAAGCTGGTCCTCATTTTCAGTCACTGATGCAATTTTTCATGGTTGGAATAAACGGCGCTTTTTTGACAGGTGATTTGTTCAATTTATTTGTGTTTTTTGAAGTTATGTTAACGGCTTCTTATGGGCTTGTGTTGCATGGCTCTGGGCAGTTACGTGTACGTGCAGGATTGCATTATGTCGTCGTTAATCTTATTGCTTCGTTGTTTTTTTTAGTTGGTACGGCACTCATTTATGGAATCGTTGGTACTCTTAATATGGCCGATTTGGCTGTAAAAATGAAACATATAACCTCTGCGGATATTGTTTTATTTGAAATAGGCGCGGCGCTTTTGGGGATTGCTTTTTTACTCAAAGTGGGTATGTGGCCACTTAATTTTTGGTTGATGCCGACTTATAGTGCCGCAGCAGCACCCGTTGGAGCTTCTTTTGCACTTTTAAGCAAGGTGGGTATTTATATTGTTTTACGTCTGACATTGCTATGGTTTGGTCCTGAAAGTGAATATTTTAGTCATTTTGGTAAAATGGTTTTATTTTATGGTGGACTTGCCACTATGGCTTTTGGTTTTATTGGGGTCTTGGCGAGCCAAGTTTTGGTGCGTTTGGTGGCTTATAGCATTCTTGTCTCTTCTGGTACTTTGTTGGCAACCATTGGGATCGGCAATATAGCACTCACAGCAGGTGCACTCTTTTATATTGTTTCTTCAACTTTAGCCTTTGGTGCTTTTTTTCTTTTGGTGGAGTTGGTTGAACGCTGTCAAGATGTGGCTGCCAATGTTTTAACTGTTACAATGGAAGTCTATGGTGACGATGAAGAAGAGGAAGAGGATGAAGTTGGTACTTATTTGCCGGTAACTTTGGCAATTCTTGGAGTCTGTTTTGGTATCTGTGCCATTTTGATTATTGGTCTACCACCTTTTTCTGGTTTTATTGCTAAATTTATGATGTTTATGGCAATCTTAAACCACAATAAAGAAGATTTTGCTGCTTCTTTACCGGTTCATTATGATTGGCTTTTTGTGATTTTTGTTACCATTTCTGGTTTTGCAGCTTTAATTGCTCTGACACGAACGGGTATTCGAACTTTTTGGGTGTCTCATGAAGGTACAGTTCCGCGTGTGCAGGTGATCGAATTTGTACCTATTGCTGTTCTCCTTACTTTGTGTGTTCTTATAACAATTATAGCCGGTCCTGTTAGTCATTATATGTCTGAAACTGCTAAGACTTTGTATGAACCCCGGAACTATATTGGAAGTGTTTTAGATGATTTTTCTCTCAAAAATAGGGAGATGAATCAATGA
- a CDS encoding Na+/H+ antiporter subunit C has protein sequence MEIILSLSIGVLVGSGIWLVLRPRTFQVILGLSLISYGVNLFMFSMSRPRSNAAPIVDPATVINPANYVDPLPQALVLTAIVIGFATTALFLVILLVSRGLTGSDHVDGREVQ, from the coding sequence ATGGAAATTATTCTTTCTTTAAGCATTGGTGTTCTTGTTGGATCAGGAATTTGGCTTGTTTTGCGTCCACGAACTTTTCAAGTCATTCTTGGTTTGTCTTTAATTTCTTATGGTGTCAATCTTTTTATGTTTTCAATGAGTAGACCGCGTAGTAACGCTGCGCCAATTGTTGATCCTGCCACTGTTATTAATCCAGCTAATTATGTCGATCCTCTCCCACAAGCCTTGGTTTTAACTGCGATTGTTATTGGTTTTGCAACGACAGCTTTATTTTTGGTTATCCTTCTGGTTTCACGCGGTTTAACGGGTTCAGATCACGTTGATGGACGTGAGGTGCAGTGA
- a CDS encoding monovalent cation/H+ antiporter subunit A gives MTTREAMLILLVLLPFCGSAVIGFFRSTAKNNEAWFAGVIALFSLLFTIMLYPAVHANGMVRLDISWLPEWGSNLILRMDGLSWLFCLLITGIGLLVVVYARYYMDPADSVPRFFSFFLAFMGSMTGIVLSGNLVFLVVFWELTSIFSFLLIGYWYHNASARDGARMAITITGFGGFVLFIGVLLIGYIVGSFDLDKILQSGDLIRSSSLYSPIFICILLGALTKSAQFPFHFWLPHAMAAPTPVSSYLHSATMVKAGLFLLVRLWPVLSGTESWFWLVGFSGLSTLLLGAYFSMFQQDLKGLLAYSTISHLGLITTLLSLGSPQACVAAIFHMANHATFKASLFMAAGIIDHETGTRDMRKLTGLYRSMPITATLALVASAAMAGVPLLNGFLSKEMFFAEAVEKHMESWLDWIAPYVATLASLFSVTYSIRFIHGVFLGPKPVNLPKTPHEPPHFMRLPMELLVFVCLAVGIMPHLTIGPILDNAVVSVLGSMTVPYSLAVWHGFNTPLMMSFVALLGGALLYVVGYRYFLSCDDGAPFFRHLNGPRIFERILVIISWKWARAVESVLSTRRLQIQLHWIFLMCFAFVALLLWSDGFISAGSLPLFPFDLPFLALWLVGVSCALLVAWQAKFHRLASLMLLGGAGLMTCATFLWLSAPDLAITQLVVEVVTVVLLLLGLRWLPKRLYDSAPTPVRFFVRLRRMRDFIIALVGGAGVAWLSFAVMTRPQGQTVSDFFLTNAYSNAGGRNVVNVLLVDFRGFDTMGEIVVLGVVSLTVFALLRRFRPAPESINAPFQQRIQKAFDMARSDQNVGDTVFNYLTIPAVVMGWLFPIIIAFSVYLFMRGHNLPGGGFVGGVTLAIGFILQYLARDIRWVENHLKVLPLRWMGFGLLLSVLTGMGALLFGYPFLTSFFQDTHLPLIGNIPVSSTFLFDLGVFSLVLGATVLILIALAHQSIRSYRIGKKPLLKEKEN, from the coding sequence ATGACAACACGGGAAGCAATGTTGATATTGCTTGTTTTGCTTCCCTTTTGTGGAAGTGCTGTTATTGGCTTTTTTCGTTCGACAGCAAAAAATAATGAAGCGTGGTTTGCTGGGGTCATTGCACTTTTCAGCCTTCTTTTTACAATAATGCTTTATCCAGCGGTTCACGCAAACGGTATGGTGCGTCTAGATATCTCTTGGCTTCCAGAGTGGGGGAGTAATTTGATCCTCCGTATGGATGGGTTGTCATGGCTTTTTTGCTTACTCATTACAGGAATTGGGCTGCTTGTTGTCGTCTATGCACGCTATTATATGGATCCGGCTGATTCTGTACCACGATTTTTTTCCTTTTTTTTGGCCTTTATGGGATCAATGACAGGAATAGTCTTATCAGGTAATCTCGTTTTTTTAGTAGTTTTCTGGGAACTCACCAGTATTTTTTCTTTTTTGTTGATTGGCTATTGGTACCATAATGCAAGTGCACGTGATGGTGCGCGTATGGCTATAACAATCACAGGTTTTGGTGGTTTCGTCCTTTTTATTGGGGTATTATTGATTGGATATATCGTTGGCAGTTTTGATTTGGATAAAATATTGCAATCTGGAGATCTGATTCGGTCAAGCTCTCTTTATAGTCCTATCTTTATTTGTATTTTATTGGGAGCATTAACGAAAAGTGCACAGTTTCCATTTCACTTTTGGTTGCCTCATGCGATGGCTGCTCCTACCCCTGTCTCGTCTTATTTGCATTCGGCAACAATGGTGAAGGCTGGGCTGTTTTTGCTTGTTCGTTTATGGCCAGTTTTATCGGGGACAGAATCTTGGTTTTGGCTGGTTGGCTTTTCAGGACTCTCGACATTGCTGCTTGGCGCCTATTTTTCTATGTTTCAGCAAGATTTGAAAGGTCTTCTTGCTTATTCAACTATTAGTCATCTTGGATTGATTACAACGCTTTTAAGTCTTGGGAGTCCACAGGCATGTGTTGCAGCGATCTTTCATATGGCCAATCATGCTACTTTTAAAGCTTCTTTATTTATGGCAGCTGGTATTATTGATCACGAAACAGGGACGCGTGATATGCGTAAACTGACAGGTCTTTATCGCTCTATGCCTATTACGGCAACTCTCGCTTTGGTGGCGAGCGCAGCAATGGCTGGAGTTCCTTTGCTGAATGGTTTTTTATCAAAAGAAATGTTTTTTGCTGAAGCTGTTGAAAAACATATGGAATCATGGCTCGATTGGATTGCACCTTATGTGGCAACGCTCGCTAGCCTCTTTAGTGTTACCTATTCTATACGTTTTATTCATGGTGTCTTTTTAGGACCAAAACCTGTCAATTTACCAAAAACTCCACACGAACCACCGCATTTTATGCGTCTTCCAATGGAACTTTTGGTATTTGTTTGTTTAGCGGTTGGTATTATGCCTCATTTAACAATCGGGCCTATTTTGGATAATGCAGTTGTTTCTGTTTTAGGATCAATGACAGTTCCTTATAGTTTGGCTGTTTGGCATGGGTTTAATACTCCATTAATGATGAGTTTTGTGGCTTTATTAGGAGGTGCATTGCTTTATGTTGTCGGGTATCGTTATTTTTTATCCTGTGATGATGGAGCACCTTTTTTTCGTCACTTAAACGGACCCCGTATTTTTGAACGCATTCTCGTGATTATTTCTTGGAAATGGGCGCGTGCGGTGGAATCTGTTTTATCAACACGTCGTTTGCAGATACAGTTGCACTGGATTTTCTTGATGTGTTTTGCATTTGTTGCTCTTTTGCTTTGGTCTGATGGTTTCATTTCAGCAGGTTCATTACCACTTTTCCCGTTTGATCTTCCTTTTCTTGCCCTTTGGTTGGTTGGGGTATCGTGCGCGCTTTTAGTTGCTTGGCAAGCAAAATTTCACCGTCTTGCATCACTCATGCTGTTGGGGGGAGCAGGGTTGATGACTTGTGCAACCTTTTTATGGCTTTCTGCGCCTGATTTGGCAATAACGCAATTGGTTGTTGAGGTTGTGACTGTTGTTTTGTTATTGCTTGGTTTGCGATGGTTGCCTAAGCGTTTATATGATTCTGCTCCAACCCCTGTTCGCTTTTTTGTACGTTTGCGCCGTATGCGTGATTTCATCATAGCACTTGTGGGAGGCGCTGGTGTAGCTTGGCTATCCTTTGCTGTGATGACACGACCTCAAGGTCAGACAGTTTCTGATTTTTTTCTGACGAATGCTTATTCGAATGCTGGTGGTCGTAATGTTGTAAATGTGTTGTTGGTTGATTTCCGTGGCTTTGATACTATGGGAGAAATTGTCGTTTTGGGTGTTGTTTCCCTCACTGTTTTTGCACTATTGCGGCGGTTTCGTCCTGCTCCTGAAAGTATTAATGCGCCTTTTCAACAACGTATTCAGAAAGCTTTTGATATGGCACGGTCTGATCAAAATGTGGGAGATACAGTGTTCAATTATCTCACTATTCCTGCTGTTGTTATGGGGTGGCTCTTTCCCATTATTATTGCTTTTTCAGTTTACTTATTTATGCGGGGACATAATCTTCCAGGAGGTGGATTTGTCGGTGGTGTGACTTTAGCGATAGGCTTTATTTTGCAATATCTTGCTCGTGATATTCGTTGGGTGGAAAACCATTTGAAGGTTTTGCCTTTACGTTGGATGGGCTTTGGCTTGTTGTTGTCAGTCTTAACGGGAATGGGGGCGTTGCTTTTTGGGTATCCTTTTTTAACCTCCTTTTTTCAAGATACGCATTTGCCACTGATTGGAAACATTCCTGTATCATCTACTTTTTTATTTGATTTGGGTGTGTTTTCTCTTGTGTTGGGAGCAACAGTTCTTATTTTGATTGCCCTTGCACACCAGTCAATTCGTAGTTACCGAATCGGTAAGAAACCTCTTTTGAAAGAGAAGGAAAATTAA
- a CDS encoding BA14K family protein, whose translation MPMMKSFYYALIITLIGSVFVIVTNIIVSAQKSDPEVRASYPFSVQENTVPLIVTGRRELNGFKGYRHYRRGYRKYSDDWWYPETAFVAFPHLNAKHVPLKERSASQRMLLISSLKEKEPWMLKQHLDSCRARYRSYNENDNSYQPYYGPRKQCLSRFFKR comes from the coding sequence ATGCCTATGATGAAGAGTTTTTATTATGCTTTGATTATTACACTTATCGGAAGTGTTTTCGTAATAGTAACCAATATCATTGTTTCTGCGCAAAAAAGTGATCCTGAAGTGAGGGCATCTTACCCATTTTCTGTTCAAGAGAATACAGTTCCTTTGATTGTTACAGGGCGTAGGGAACTTAATGGTTTCAAAGGCTATCGTCATTATCGACGTGGTTATCGTAAATATAGTGATGATTGGTGGTATCCTGAAACGGCATTCGTTGCATTTCCCCATCTAAACGCAAAGCACGTGCCCTTAAAAGAAAGATCAGCTTCGCAAAGAATGCTTTTGATTTCTTCTTTGAAAGAAAAAGAACCATGGATGCTTAAACAACATCTTGATTCTTGTCGTGCGCGTTATCGTTCTTACAATGAAAATGACAATAGCTATCAGCCTTATTATGGACCTCGTAAGCAGTGTCTTTCTCGCTTTTTTAAGAGATAG
- a CDS encoding carboxynorspermidine decarboxylase translates to MIKTPYYLIDKSKLIRNMEIIARLREMSGAKVLLALKCFATWSVFDLMSKYMDGTTSSSLYELRLGKEKFGKETHAYSVAWADYEIDETCSYADKIIFNSIQQLQRFANVTKTIQRGLRLNPGISASNFDLANPSRPFSRLGETNQKAIKEVLPLINGLMIHNNCENADFNLFDQMLKHMEERFAELFAAVDWISLGGGIHFTAENYPLETFAERLKHFSKTYDVTIFLEPGEAAITKSTTLEVSVLDTLYNEKNLAIVDSSIEAHMLDLLIYRENAKLEQNQGPYEIMVCGKSCLAGDIFGTFRFPEPLKIGDRLSFQDTAGYTMVKKNWFNGVTMPAIVIKECNGALTIQRQFSYNDYQKSLS, encoded by the coding sequence ATGATTAAAACTCCCTATTATCTTATCGATAAATCTAAACTCATAAGGAATATGGAAATTATCGCTCGTTTACGAGAAATGTCGGGAGCAAAAGTTTTGCTCGCTTTGAAATGCTTTGCCACATGGAGTGTTTTTGATTTAATGTCTAAATACATGGATGGAACGACCTCATCTTCCCTTTATGAACTCCGTTTAGGAAAAGAAAAGTTTGGCAAAGAAACCCATGCCTATTCAGTAGCTTGGGCAGATTATGAAATTGATGAAACCTGTAGTTATGCAGATAAAATTATCTTTAACTCCATCCAACAGCTTCAACGTTTTGCCAATGTGACAAAAACCATCCAACGGGGTTTAAGGTTAAATCCAGGAATCAGCGCATCAAACTTTGATCTTGCCAATCCCTCTCGCCCTTTTAGCCGCTTAGGCGAAACCAATCAAAAGGCTATTAAAGAAGTTTTGCCCCTTATAAACGGCTTAATGATTCATAATAATTGTGAAAATGCTGATTTTAATCTTTTTGACCAAATGCTGAAGCATATGGAAGAAAGATTTGCAGAACTCTTTGCTGCGGTTGACTGGATAAGCCTTGGAGGTGGAATTCATTTTACAGCTGAAAATTATCCTCTAGAAACTTTTGCAGAACGCTTAAAACATTTTTCAAAAACTTATGACGTCACCATTTTTCTAGAACCAGGAGAAGCCGCCATCACCAAAAGCACGACATTAGAAGTAAGTGTGCTTGATACATTGTATAATGAAAAAAACCTTGCCATAGTTGATAGCTCAATAGAAGCTCATATGCTTGATCTTTTAATCTATCGTGAAAATGCAAAACTAGAACAAAATCAAGGTCCCTATGAAATCATGGTTTGTGGAAAATCTTGTCTTGCTGGTGATATTTTTGGAACATTTCGGTTCCCTGAACCTCTCAAAATAGGTGATAGATTATCTTTTCAGGATACTGCAGGCTATACAATGGTTAAAAAGAACTGGTTTAATGGCGTTACAATGCCAGCCATTGTTATTAAAGAGTGTAATGGAGCTCTAACAATTCAACGTCAATTTAGTTATAATGATTATCAAAAAAGCCTTTCATAA
- a CDS encoding saccharopine dehydrogenase family protein, with protein sequence MKKNILIIGAGGVAQVVAHKCAQNNDILGEIHIASRTLKKCEAIVASIKNKKAMKVEGILKSHKLNAMDVGEIVQLIQKIKCEIVINVGSSFLNMSVLSACIETKCAYIDTAIHEDPLKICETPPWYSNYEWPRRQECEKAGITAILGAGFDPGVVNAYAALANNDYFDKITDIDIIDINAGNHGRWFATNFDPEINFREFTGQVWSWQNKKWTSNQMFEISREWDLPVVGKQKAYMTGHDEIHSLSKNLDVQNIRFWMGFSERYITVFTVLKKLGLLSEQPIKTAEGQEIVPLKVVKAVLPNPSSLAPDYTGKTCIGDLIRGEKDGKQREVFIYNIADHKQAFNETGAQAISYTAGVPAAATALLIATGKWDVKTMANVEELPPHPFLKYLDYMGLPTFIREQQEEKKL encoded by the coding sequence ATGAAGAAAAATATTCTCATTATTGGTGCTGGAGGTGTTGCACAAGTTGTTGCGCATAAATGCGCCCAAAACAACGATATTCTCGGTGAAATTCATATCGCTTCACGAACACTCAAAAAATGTGAAGCAATTGTTGCATCCATTAAAAATAAAAAAGCAATGAAAGTAGAAGGCATTCTCAAAAGCCATAAACTCAATGCAATGGATGTAGGAGAAATTGTACAACTCATCCAAAAAATCAAATGCGAAATTGTTATCAATGTTGGCTCTTCTTTTCTTAATATGTCTGTTCTCTCAGCCTGTATCGAAACTAAGTGCGCTTATATCGATACTGCAATTCATGAAGATCCTTTGAAAATTTGTGAAACACCTCCTTGGTATAGCAATTATGAATGGCCTAGGCGTCAAGAATGTGAAAAAGCTGGTATAACTGCCATTTTAGGTGCAGGCTTTGATCCAGGCGTCGTGAATGCTTATGCAGCTTTAGCGAACAATGATTATTTCGACAAAATCACAGATATTGATATCATTGATATTAATGCCGGAAACCATGGACGTTGGTTTGCCACCAACTTTGATCCAGAAATTAACTTTCGCGAATTTACAGGACAAGTATGGTCATGGCAAAATAAAAAATGGACTTCCAATCAAATGTTTGAAATCAGCCGTGAATGGGATCTCCCGGTTGTTGGAAAACAAAAAGCCTATATGACGGGACATGATGAAATTCATTCATTATCCAAAAATCTTGATGTTCAAAATATCCGCTTCTGGATGGGGTTTAGTGAACGTTATATTACTGTTTTTACTGTTTTGAAAAAACTAGGGCTCTTATCCGAACAACCAATTAAAACGGCAGAGGGGCAAGAAATTGTTCCTTTAAAAGTCGTAAAAGCCGTCTTACCTAATCCCTCTTCTTTAGCGCCAGATTATACAGGAAAAACCTGTATTGGAGACCTCATTAGAGGTGAAAAAGATGGAAAACAAAGAGAAGTTTTTATCTATAATATAGCTGATCATAAACAAGCTTTTAATGAAACCGGTGCACAAGCTATTTCCTATACAGCGGGTGTACCAGCAGCAGCAACTGCCCTTCTTATTGCCACTGGCAAATGGGATGTTAAAACCATGGCTAACGTAGAAGAACTACCACCGCATCCTTTTCTCAAATATCTCGATTATATGGGGCTTCCTACCTTTATAAGAGAACAGCAAGAAGAGAAAAAATTATAA
- a CDS encoding DUF4102 domain-containing protein, with translation MNRLKCQGLVQYFELVKWYDAAGLKRHNCKEDGARWIYCYILHRCRREMGLDTLRDVSLK, from the coding sequence ATGAATCGTCTTAAGTGCCAAGGGTTGGTGCAATATTTTGAGTTGGTAAAATGGTATGATGCTGCTGGCTTGAAGCGTCATAATTGTAAAGAAGATGGTGCCCGATGGATTTATTGTTATATCCTTCATAGATGCCGTCGCGAAATGGGTTTGGATACATTAAGAGATGTCTCTTTAAAATAA
- the lpdA gene encoding dihydrolipoyl dehydrogenase → MSYDVVVIGAGPGGYVAAIKAAQLGLKTAIIEKRMTLGGTCLNVGCIPSKALLHASEVFAETQHGFETLGISIAKSKLNLEQMMAHKKAVVTANTSGVSFLMKKNKIDTFFGTAKILNAGQIEVVARDGNKQTIETKNIIIATGSESSGIPGVNVEIDEKVIVSSTGALALEKVPTRMIVVGAGVIGSELGSVWSRLGAKVTIIEYLNKVLGSMDGEVSRQFQKIMEKQGIEYKIGAKVTAITQSGSVAQVTFEAVKGGPSETLEADVVLIATGRFPYTEGLGLEEAGVQLDERGFITIDAHWQTNIPGVYAIGDVVKGPMLAHKAEEEGVAVAEILAGQKGHVNFDVIPSVVYTQPEIASVGKTEEELKAAGIDYNVGKFPFMANGRARAMQKSDGFVKILADKKTDRVLGGHILGFGAGEMIHEIAVLMEFGGSSEDLGRCCHAHPTLSEAVREAALATFAKPLHI, encoded by the coding sequence ATGTCTTATGATGTAGTTGTGATCGGGGCAGGTCCAGGTGGTTATGTGGCAGCAATCAAAGCAGCACAGTTGGGGCTTAAAACAGCGATTATTGAAAAACGTATGACACTAGGTGGTACATGTCTCAATGTTGGCTGTATTCCTTCTAAAGCATTGTTGCATGCTTCAGAAGTCTTTGCTGAGACGCAACATGGTTTTGAAACGCTTGGTATTTCTATTGCAAAATCTAAGCTTAATCTTGAACAAATGATGGCGCATAAAAAAGCTGTTGTCACTGCAAATACGAGTGGTGTTTCTTTTTTGATGAAGAAAAATAAAATTGACACTTTTTTTGGTACTGCCAAAATTTTAAACGCAGGTCAGATCGAAGTTGTTGCAAGGGATGGTAACAAACAAACGATTGAAACAAAAAATATTATTATTGCTACTGGTTCAGAGAGCTCAGGCATTCCGGGTGTGAATGTTGAAATTGATGAAAAGGTTATTGTATCCTCTACAGGAGCACTTGCTCTTGAAAAAGTTCCAACGCGTATGATTGTTGTGGGCGCTGGTGTTATTGGTTCAGAGCTTGGTTCGGTTTGGAGCCGTTTAGGGGCTAAAGTTACCATTATTGAATATCTTAATAAAGTTTTAGGATCAATGGATGGTGAAGTCTCACGGCAATTCCAAAAAATAATGGAAAAACAAGGAATTGAATATAAGATTGGTGCAAAAGTAACAGCTATTACACAATCTGGTTCAGTTGCTCAGGTGACTTTTGAGGCTGTTAAGGGTGGTCCTTCTGAAACTCTAGAAGCTGATGTCGTGCTTATTGCTACTGGACGTTTTCCATATACAGAAGGACTTGGCTTGGAAGAGGCTGGTGTTCAGTTGGATGAACGGGGGTTTATTACAATTGATGCGCATTGGCAAACGAATATTCCAGGAGTTTATGCGATTGGTGATGTCGTTAAAGGACCAATGTTGGCACATAAGGCAGAGGAAGAAGGCGTTGCTGTGGCAGAAATTTTAGCGGGTCAAAAGGGACATGTTAATTTTGATGTCATTCCTAGTGTTGTTTACACACAGCCAGAAATTGCTAGTGTAGGCAAGACAGAAGAAGAACTTAAAGCAGCCGGTATCGATTATAATGTTGGAAAATTTCCTTTCATGGCCAATGGTCGTGCGCGTGCCATGCAAAAGAGTGATGGATTTGTTAAAATTCTTGCTGATAAAAAGACAGATCGGGTTTTGGGCGGACATATTTTGGGGTTTGGTGCTGGTGAAATGATTCATGAAATTGCAGTTTTAATGGAATTTGGTGGTTCATCAGAAGATCTGGGACGTTGTTGTCATGCGCATCCTACTTTATCAGAGGCAGTGCGCGAAGCAGCTTTGGCAACATTTGCTAAACCCCTTCATATCTAG